A single window of Senegalia massiliensis DNA harbors:
- a CDS encoding peptidoglycan D,D-transpeptidase FtsI family protein, protein MTKTNKRLSLFFKIFIIIFVAYIIRLSWIQLVTGPKLKQKAEDQRDYELTTSQKGTIFDRNMVPLTNKVTQKYIYISLESIKDNKDYQLYLLDKIKLSQEELDKYILNAKNNMVKVPAKDNINNVKNGIIVEETKEYSENNLLAHVIGYVNENGEGIGVKKKYDFLLSKSNNTKLKLILDGKSRLLSSKDDYLEVNENNDTIRNSIQLTIDYNIQQIVEEAMEEKNDNGAVIVTDVKSGDILALTSQPDFDLNNIGDSNKEKDSEQMNRVTKFKYYPASTFKTVILLAALEAGIDLEQKFECNGSITLAEGQKTFSCHDNVVHGEINLKEAFAVSCNSIFIELANILGGEKILETIEKIGLTEKVDIDIDGENEGYIADLEKVLGPGIGNLALGQEHIKLTPLQIHNLTMIIANNGIKKDMSIVKGYATNKGDISMQFDRKNDEWIFDKSYAEIIKDYMKSVVEVGTASNLDLSQYGGAAGKTGTAQKSNKDNNGLFTGFSPSDNPKYAVTVIVEDIGDKYSSSTAVKVFNEIIKKINSEK, encoded by the coding sequence ATGACTAAAACAAATAAGAGATTGTCATTATTTTTTAAAATATTTATAATTATTTTTGTAGCATATATAATTAGATTATCTTGGATACAACTAGTTACAGGACCAAAATTAAAACAAAAAGCAGAAGATCAAAGAGATTATGAGTTAACTACATCTCAAAAAGGAACAATTTTTGATAGAAATATGGTTCCTCTTACTAATAAGGTCACTCAGAAATATATATATATATCCTTAGAATCAATTAAAGACAATAAAGATTATCAATTATATTTATTAGATAAAATAAAGTTGTCACAAGAAGAATTAGATAAATATATATTAAATGCTAAAAATAATATGGTAAAGGTACCAGCTAAAGATAATATCAATAATGTTAAAAATGGTATTATAGTAGAAGAAACTAAAGAATATAGTGAAAATAATTTACTAGCTCATGTTATAGGATATGTAAATGAAAATGGAGAGGGAATTGGAGTAAAAAAGAAATATGATTTTTTACTTTCTAAATCAAACAATACAAAATTAAAATTAATTTTAGATGGTAAAAGTAGATTATTAAGTAGTAAGGATGATTATTTAGAAGTTAATGAAAATAATGATACTATTCGAAATTCTATTCAGTTAACAATTGATTATAATATACAACAAATAGTTGAAGAAGCTATGGAAGAAAAAAATGATAATGGGGCTGTAATAGTTACAGATGTAAAAAGTGGAGATATTTTAGCTTTAACTAGTCAACCTGATTTTGATTTAAATAATATAGGAGACAGTAACAAAGAAAAAGATAGTGAACAGATGAATAGAGTCACAAAATTTAAATATTATCCTGCATCAACATTTAAAACTGTAATACTCTTAGCAGCACTTGAAGCAGGAATAGACTTAGAACAAAAATTTGAATGTAATGGAAGCATAACTTTAGCTGAAGGTCAAAAAACATTTTCCTGTCATGATAATGTAGTTCATGGTGAAATAAACTTAAAAGAGGCTTTTGCTGTATCTTGTAATAGCATATTTATAGAGCTAGCTAATATTTTAGGGGGTGAAAAAATATTAGAAACAATAGAAAAAATAGGTTTAACAGAAAAGGTAGATATAGATATTGATGGAGAAAACGAAGGATATATTGCAGACTTAGAGAAGGTATTAGGCCCTGGAATAGGGAATTTAGCATTAGGTCAAGAACATATAAAATTAACTCCACTTCAAATTCATAATTTAACAATGATTATTGCTAATAATGGGATTAAAAAAGATATGTCTATAGTAAAAGGTTATGCTACAAATAAAGGTGATATATCAATGCAATTTGACAGAAAAAATGATGAGTGGATTTTTGATAAATCCTATGCTGAAATAATTAAAGATTACATGAAATCTGTAGTAGAAGTCGGTACTGCAAGTAATTTAGATTTATCACAATATGGAGGAGCAGCAGGTAAAACAGGGACTGCTCAAAAAAGTAATAAAGATAATAATGGATTATTTACAGGATTTTCACCAAGTGATAATCCAAAATATGCAGTAACTGTAATCGTAGAAGATATAGGAGATAAATATAGTTCATCTACAGCAGTGAAAGTATTTAATGAGATAATTAAAAAAATAAATTCAGAAAAATAA
- a CDS encoding recombinase family protein, with protein sequence MNKVAIYLRKSRADEEAEKQGAGETLSKHKKILLKVAQEKNLNIIKIRQEIVSGESMVHRPEMLELLKEVENKMYDSVLVMDVDRLGRGNMQEQGLILDTFKKSNTKIITPRKTYDLKDEWDEEYSEFEAFMARKELKLINRRLQRGRIRSIEDGNYISPRPPFGYEIKEGKNYRSLVPHTDQSPIVKLIFDLYTNKNMGGGKIANELNKLGFKTYTGKNWSSHHVIHLIKNPIYTGKVVWKKKDIKKSTRPGQIKESRERPRNEWIIAEGKHSALVSDKIFNQAQKILKNKSHVPYKIKGNISNPLAGIIKCSVCNKNMVLRPYKNKDSQIMCYGSCENKSSKLKYVEKSILDSLEGWLKQYQEKWENKNIIKNDERIEIYNRALNKLEEELDKTIKQKNNLHDLLEKGIYDVDTYMKRSNIISNKIDELESNIKSTNTSIEQAHEQFKAKRDIIPRVKHVLDLYDELDDAEQKNILLKSVIEYTIYYKKKSWRNDKFELNLKPKIYTPNC encoded by the coding sequence ATGAACAAAGTTGCAATATATCTTCGTAAATCACGTGCCGATGAAGAAGCAGAAAAACAAGGTGCAGGAGAAACATTATCTAAGCATAAAAAAATACTTCTTAAAGTAGCTCAAGAAAAAAATTTAAACATAATTAAAATTAGACAAGAAATAGTTTCTGGTGAAAGCATGGTTCATAGACCAGAAATGCTTGAATTGCTTAAAGAAGTAGAAAATAAAATGTACGATTCTGTATTAGTTATGGATGTAGATAGACTTGGTCGTGGTAATATGCAAGAACAAGGGCTTATATTAGATACTTTTAAGAAAAGTAATACTAAAATAATAACACCTCGTAAAACATATGACCTTAAAGATGAATGGGATGAAGAGTATAGTGAGTTTGAAGCCTTTATGGCAAGAAAAGAATTAAAGCTTATAAATAGAAGACTCCAAAGAGGTAGGATTCGTTCTATAGAAGACGGAAATTATATATCACCTAGACCCCCATTTGGATATGAAATAAAAGAAGGTAAAAATTATAGAAGTCTTGTCCCACATACTGACCAATCACCTATTGTAAAGCTAATATTTGACTTATACACGAATAAAAATATGGGTGGGGGTAAGATAGCTAATGAACTAAATAAGCTTGGATTTAAGACATATACAGGCAAGAATTGGAGTTCGCATCATGTTATTCATCTAATTAAAAATCCTATCTATACTGGTAAAGTTGTATGGAAGAAAAAAGATATTAAAAAATCAACTAGACCTGGACAAATAAAGGAATCTAGAGAAAGACCAAGAAATGAATGGATTATAGCAGAAGGAAAACACTCTGCTCTAGTATCTGATAAAATATTTAATCAAGCTCAAAAGATACTTAAAAACAAATCACATGTTCCATATAAAATAAAAGGAAATATTTCTAACCCTCTTGCTGGTATTATAAAATGTAGTGTATGTAATAAAAATATGGTACTTAGACCTTATAAAAATAAAGATAGCCAAATAATGTGCTATGGATCATGTGAGAATAAATCTTCTAAACTTAAATACGTAGAAAAAAGTATATTAGATAGTCTTGAAGGTTGGTTAAAGCAATACCAAGAGAAATGGGAAAACAAAAATATAATAAAAAATGATGAAAGAATAGAAATTTATAATAGAGCTTTAAATAAATTAGAAGAAGAGTTAGATAAAACTATAAAACAAAAAAATAATTTACATGATTTACTTGAAAAAGGAATTTACGATGTGGATACTTATATGAAAAGATCTAATATAATATCTAATAAAATAGATGAACTCGAAAGTAATATAAAAAGTACTAATACAAGTATAGAACAAGCTCATGAGCAATTCAAAGCTAAAAGAGATATAATACCTAGGGTTAAACATGTATTGGATTTATACGACGAATTAGACGATGCCGAACAAAAGAATATACTTCTCAAATCCGTTATAGAATATACCATATATTATAAAAAGAAGTCCTGGCGAAATGACAAATTTGAACTTAATCTAAAACCTAAAATATATACCCCTAACTGTTGA